A window from Theropithecus gelada isolate Dixy chromosome 1, Tgel_1.0, whole genome shotgun sequence encodes these proteins:
- the MAP1LC3C gene encoding microtubule-associated proteins 1A/1B light chain 3C produces MPPPQRIPGVRPFKQRKSLAIRQEEVAGIRAKFPNKIPVVVERYPRETFLPLLDKTKFLVPQELTMTQFLSIIRSRMVLRATEAFYLLVNNKSLVSTSVTMAEIYRDYKDEDGFVYMTYASQETFGCLESAAPRDGSSLEDRPCSPL; encoded by the exons ATGCCGCCTCCACAGAGAATCCCAGGCGTCAGACCTTTCAAGCAGAGGAAGAGCTTGG caatcagacaagaggaagTTGCTGGAATCCGGGCAAAGTTCCCCAACAAGATCCCG GTGGTAGTGGAGCGCTACCCCAGGGAGACGTTCCTGCCCCTGCTGGACAAAACCAAGTTCCTGGTCCCGCAGGAGCTGACCATGACCCAGTTCCTCAGCATCATCCG GAGCCGCATGGTCCTGAGAGCCACGGAAGCCTTTTACTTGCTGGTGAACAACAAGAGCCTGGTCAGCACGAGCGTAACCATGGCAGAGATCTACAGAGACTACAAGGATGAGGATGGCTTCGTGTACATGACCTACGCCTCGCAGGAGACGTTTGGCTGCCTGGAGTCAGCAGCCCCCAGGGATGGGAGCAGCCTTGAGGACAGACCCTGCAGTCCTCTCTAG